In the genome of Terribacillus sp. FSL K6-0262, one region contains:
- the codY gene encoding GTP-sensing pleiotropic transcriptional regulator CodY, producing MKLLDKARDINFMLQKTAGKAVNFNNMSETLQQVIESNIFIVSRRGKLLGFSINQAIENDRMKQMLEERQFPKEYTEGLFQVQQTTANIGIDSPYTAFPVENKDLFQGGLTTIVPIIGGGERLGTLILSRVAENFSDDDLLLAEYGATVVGMEILHQKSAEIETEARSKAVVQMAISSLSYSELEAIEHIFEELDGSEGLLVASKVADRVGITRSVIVNALRKLESAGVIESRSLGMKGTYIKVLNNKFLVELQKHTS from the coding sequence ATGAAATTATTAGATAAGGCAAGAGATATAAACTTTATGCTGCAAAAGACAGCAGGAAAGGCTGTCAACTTCAACAATATGTCCGAGACCTTGCAGCAGGTCATCGAGAGCAATATCTTCATCGTAAGCCGCCGCGGCAAATTGCTGGGATTTTCGATCAACCAGGCAATCGAGAATGACAGGATGAAGCAAATGCTCGAGGAAAGACAGTTCCCTAAAGAGTATACGGAAGGTCTTTTCCAAGTACAGCAGACGACTGCAAATATCGGTATCGACAGTCCTTATACAGCATTCCCGGTGGAGAACAAAGATCTTTTCCAAGGCGGATTGACGACGATTGTTCCGATCATCGGCGGTGGTGAACGTCTTGGGACTTTGATCCTCAGCCGGGTTGCAGAGAATTTCAGTGATGATGACTTGCTGCTTGCCGAATATGGTGCAACGGTAGTCGGTATGGAAATCCTTCATCAGAAATCAGCAGAGATCGAAACAGAAGCTCGCAGTAAAGCTGTCGTGCAAATGGCAATCAGTTCCCTTTCCTACAGTGAATTGGAAGCCATCGAGCATATCTTCGAAGAATTGGACGGCAGCGAAGGTTTGCTGGTTGCAAGTAAAGTGGCAGACCGTGTAGGTATTACACGTTCTGTCATTGTCAACGCTTTGCGTAAATTGGAAAGTGCAGGGGTAATTGAATCCCGTTCTTTAGGAATGAAAGGAACGTACATTAAAGTCCTTAATAATAAATTCCTGGTTGAATTACAAAAACATACAAGCTAA
- a CDS encoding flagellar hook-length control protein FliK yields the protein MIPSFPSLQTAPAVNVQKGTPAGSDLFQSLFQQAASGTANETISYPDSSVPVIKDLQDKQDMQVVLEAFFNKMGSGESLEPKELPEDAWELVGQVLGENNLAAFLPSQLRDKAEQVLRNIKPSGQESAVDDMLTQLAELQAQLNGSNATANADGITAALQQTLPPGSMVSSAVTKAGNPSKNQTDAAGINQNSSKDLAMLTGISSHSDKRDPSTALQTSKLVSAANTMDSESARSQTALQESKAQSQPKLTEMASAIRRIVEASAGSNEKTLASKSVSTQQKQDFQTFDPKQISTLQVSKQEQLVFHLKQADLAPEQAGKELVQKLEQAVKFSGMLSDRNGLKELSIQLRPGNLGDLQVKLVRENGDITVQIVAASKQAKDMLDSNISSLKHMFSPHQVSITERVDQLQATSPERNSQQQFQDDNEGQQDRQQRQQQQEIQDSMDTSFAEILSEQEGIRI from the coding sequence ATGATCCCATCTTTTCCTTCACTCCAGACTGCTCCTGCTGTAAATGTGCAGAAGGGGACGCCCGCTGGTAGTGATCTATTTCAAAGCCTGTTTCAGCAAGCTGCTTCCGGCACGGCTAACGAGACTATAAGCTATCCGGATAGTTCCGTTCCTGTGATAAAGGATTTACAGGATAAGCAGGATATGCAAGTCGTTTTGGAGGCATTCTTCAATAAGATGGGTTCAGGGGAATCCCTTGAACCCAAAGAGCTGCCTGAAGATGCATGGGAACTTGTCGGGCAAGTGCTTGGGGAAAATAATTTGGCTGCATTCCTGCCAAGCCAGTTAAGGGACAAGGCGGAACAAGTTCTGCGAAATATCAAACCATCGGGACAGGAATCAGCGGTCGATGATATGTTGACTCAGCTTGCAGAATTACAGGCTCAACTGAATGGAAGCAATGCTACAGCGAACGCTGATGGAATCACAGCAGCCTTGCAGCAGACATTGCCTCCGGGCTCAATGGTGTCATCTGCTGTAACAAAAGCAGGAAATCCATCCAAGAATCAGACGGATGCTGCCGGCATCAATCAGAATTCATCAAAGGATTTGGCAATGCTTACCGGCATATCTTCCCATTCTGATAAACGAGACCCATCAACCGCATTGCAGACTTCAAAGCTGGTATCCGCCGCTAATACGATGGATAGCGAGTCCGCAAGAAGCCAAACAGCATTGCAAGAGTCAAAGGCGCAGTCACAGCCCAAGCTGACAGAAATGGCGAGCGCTATCAGGCGGATTGTGGAAGCCTCTGCAGGCAGCAATGAAAAAACTTTAGCAAGCAAGTCGGTATCAACACAGCAAAAACAAGATTTTCAGACATTTGATCCCAAACAAATAAGCACGCTTCAAGTATCGAAACAAGAGCAGCTTGTTTTCCATCTTAAGCAAGCTGACCTGGCTCCGGAGCAAGCTGGCAAAGAGCTGGTCCAAAAATTGGAACAGGCTGTAAAGTTCAGCGGTATGCTGTCGGACAGAAACGGATTGAAGGAATTATCGATCCAGCTTCGTCCTGGCAATCTAGGTGACTTACAAGTGAAATTGGTCCGGGAGAACGGGGATATAACCGTTCAGATCGTTGCAGCTTCCAAACAAGCGAAGGACATGCTTGATTCCAACATATCGAGCCTCAAGCATATGTTTTCCCCTCATCAAGTGAGCATTACCGAGCGAGTGGATCAGCTCCAAGCAACCTCACCTGAGAGAAACAGCCAGCAGCAGTTCCAGGATGACAATGAAGGACAGCAGGACCGACAGCAAAGACAGCAGCAACAGGAAATCCAAGACAGCATGGATACAAGTTTTGCAGAAATTCTTTCTGAGCAGGAGGGAATTAGGATATGA
- the fliG gene encoding flagellar motor switch protein FliG has protein sequence MAAVKGRLTGKQKAAILMISLGADTAANVYKHLTEEEIEKMSLEISSVKKVDSAEKESIIDQFHQIAIAQDYISQGGIAYAKTILEKALGAEEAAAIMNRLTSTLQVRPFDFARKADPTQILNFIQNEHPQTIALVLSYLEPEQSGQILSELPQDMQADVAKRIATMSSTSPEIISQVEQILEKNLSTTATQDFTQTGGIQAVVEVLNGVDRSTERTILDELEVQDPELAEEIKKRMFIFEDIVTLDNRAIQRVIREVENDDLKLSLKVASDEVKDIVFQNMSDRMVQTFKEEMEFMGPVRLKDVEEAQSRIVSVIRRLEEVGEIIISRGGGDDIIV, from the coding sequence ATGGCAGCTGTGAAAGGACGTTTGACAGGAAAACAAAAAGCAGCGATCTTGATGATCTCTCTTGGAGCTGATACGGCTGCGAATGTATATAAGCATCTGACAGAAGAAGAAATCGAAAAAATGTCATTGGAGATTTCTTCTGTAAAGAAAGTGGACAGCGCAGAGAAAGAATCGATAATAGATCAATTTCATCAGATAGCCATTGCACAGGATTATATATCCCAAGGCGGAATCGCATATGCAAAAACGATTCTGGAAAAAGCTCTGGGAGCAGAAGAAGCTGCTGCAATCATGAACAGGCTGACTTCCACGCTGCAAGTAAGACCTTTTGATTTTGCAAGAAAGGCAGATCCGACACAAATTCTTAACTTCATCCAAAATGAGCATCCGCAGACCATAGCACTGGTACTTTCCTATTTGGAGCCAGAGCAATCCGGTCAGATATTGTCTGAATTGCCGCAGGATATGCAGGCAGATGTGGCAAAGCGTATTGCCACGATGAGCAGTACATCACCAGAAATCATCAGTCAGGTCGAGCAGATTCTCGAAAAGAATTTATCCACTACCGCTACACAGGATTTCACACAGACCGGTGGTATCCAGGCAGTGGTAGAAGTGCTTAACGGTGTGGATCGAAGCACCGAAAGGACGATATTGGATGAATTGGAAGTTCAGGATCCCGAGCTTGCCGAGGAAATCAAGAAACGTATGTTCATCTTTGAAGATATCGTCACATTGGATAACCGCGCCATTCAGCGTGTCATACGCGAGGTTGAGAATGATGATCTGAAGCTATCTTTGAAAGTGGCGAGCGACGAAGTGAAAGACATTGTATTCCAGAATATGTCTGACAGGATGGTGCAGACATTCAAAGAGGAGATGGAATTCATGGGACCTGTCCGTCTGAAAGATGTAGAAGAAGCGCAAAGCCGTATCGTATCCGTCATCCGGCGTTTGGAGGAAGTCGGCGAGATAATCATATCCCGCGGCGGAGGAGATGACATCATTGTCTAA
- the fliF gene encoding flagellar basal-body MS-ring/collar protein FliF — protein MNQRIASYKEKITNFWQTRPVWQKALLICTPIVLVLIIGISSYFATKETMVPLYKDLSAQEAGKIKEELDAQGVKYELEGNGTTILVPDKQAEGLLVDLAAEGLPETGSIDYSFFSNNASWGMTDNEFDVIKLDALQTELSTLLTNIDGIKSADVMINKPSDPVFVTDEQEEASASIVLNTETGYHFEPSQVEAMYRLVSKTVPNLPEENIVITNQDFEYINMETAQAGGDAYTNQMGIKKEVEQGIQQRVQQMLAAMVGADNVRVSVTTDIDFDQETRTEELVEPVDEENNEGLPVSVETITETYEGEPAENGGVAGTGEEEVPNVAAEDEAAGDGAYNNVKESVNYEFNKIKKEITESPYSIRDIGIQVAVDSNKNATGENGEAEQLTQQEQTQVEDSITSILNSIVSTSVDREAAEAINPENSVSVVFQPFADNQSAQSDDAAGSGIPVWAYVAGGVLLAAVAVLVFMLIRSRRNQEEDEDELLEDQVAPEPIVVEEIEDTPETEATLKQKQLEKLAKESPEDFAKLLRSWMAED, from the coding sequence ATGAATCAGCGAATTGCAAGTTACAAAGAAAAGATAACTAATTTCTGGCAGACAAGACCAGTTTGGCAAAAGGCACTGTTGATATGTACCCCGATCGTACTTGTTTTAATCATCGGTATCAGTTCATATTTTGCTACGAAAGAGACGATGGTGCCTTTGTATAAAGATCTTTCTGCCCAGGAAGCTGGCAAGATCAAGGAAGAGCTGGACGCACAAGGTGTTAAATATGAACTCGAGGGAAATGGGACCACCATCCTTGTTCCGGATAAACAGGCAGAAGGGCTGCTCGTTGATTTAGCGGCAGAAGGGCTGCCGGAAACAGGCAGCATCGATTATTCGTTCTTCAGCAACAATGCTTCATGGGGTATGACGGATAATGAATTCGATGTGATCAAACTTGATGCCCTTCAAACGGAATTATCCACATTATTGACCAATATAGACGGTATCAAGAGTGCGGATGTCATGATAAATAAGCCCTCGGATCCTGTTTTTGTCACGGATGAACAGGAAGAGGCATCGGCTTCCATTGTACTGAACACAGAGACTGGGTACCATTTTGAGCCTAGTCAAGTAGAAGCGATGTATCGTCTGGTATCCAAGACCGTACCGAATCTTCCGGAAGAAAACATCGTCATAACGAACCAAGATTTTGAGTACATAAACATGGAAACGGCACAAGCAGGCGGGGATGCCTATACAAACCAAATGGGCATCAAAAAGGAAGTCGAACAAGGGATTCAGCAGCGTGTGCAACAAATGCTTGCAGCCATGGTCGGAGCTGATAATGTCCGCGTATCCGTGACAACGGATATCGATTTCGACCAGGAGACACGTACGGAAGAACTTGTGGAGCCTGTCGATGAAGAAAATAATGAAGGCTTGCCGGTCAGTGTGGAGACTATCACAGAGACGTATGAAGGCGAACCGGCAGAAAACGGCGGAGTGGCCGGGACCGGTGAAGAAGAGGTGCCGAATGTAGCTGCTGAAGATGAAGCAGCTGGCGATGGAGCCTACAATAATGTCAAAGAATCCGTCAATTATGAGTTCAATAAGATCAAGAAAGAAATAACGGAAAGTCCTTACAGCATCCGCGATATCGGAATTCAAGTCGCGGTTGACAGCAATAAGAATGCCACTGGAGAAAACGGGGAAGCTGAACAGCTGACGCAGCAAGAGCAAACCCAAGTAGAAGACAGCATCACCTCCATCCTGAACTCGATCGTGTCGACATCTGTGGATAGGGAAGCTGCAGAGGCAATCAATCCGGAAAACAGTGTCTCCGTCGTATTCCAGCCATTTGCTGACAATCAAAGCGCACAATCAGATGATGCAGCAGGTTCCGGAATACCAGTATGGGCATATGTTGCCGGCGGTGTCCTATTGGCCGCGGTAGCAGTACTCGTATTCATGCTTATCCGTTCCAGGAGGAATCAGGAAGAAGATGAGGACGAATTGCTGGAGGATCAAGTGGCACCAGAACCAATTGTGGTTGAAGAAATAGAGGATACACCGGAAACGGAAGCGACATTGAAACAAAAACAATTGGAAAAATTAGCGAAAGAGTCACCAGAAGACTTCGCCAAACTGCTGCGAAGCTGGATGGCTGAAGATTAA
- the fliH gene encoding flagellar assembly protein FliH codes for MSNIWQSVSVKESKVIDIRPVKLTLETGDDTEDTASWQAEKERCQQHIKDAKDEAEQILTSARQAVEKERSQWESQKRDLMEQAQLEGYQKGFAAGQQEGLQSYESKLEEAKQLVELAQQDYKETVEASEDALLDLGLKLAEKIMHQTLTADPESYLALVKGAIADWKERSDLRLYVHPDSYELVLQQKEELALLTGKDFELMIMPQHDLPSGGCILETKHGRIDASIDSQLAVLREKLFELRREEAD; via the coding sequence TTGTCTAATATTTGGCAATCCGTATCAGTGAAGGAATCGAAAGTGATTGATATCAGGCCGGTCAAGCTGACACTGGAGACCGGGGATGATACTGAGGACACAGCATCCTGGCAAGCAGAGAAAGAGCGGTGCCAGCAGCATATAAAGGATGCAAAAGACGAAGCGGAGCAGATATTGACTTCCGCAAGGCAGGCAGTTGAAAAAGAGCGAAGTCAATGGGAGTCGCAAAAGCGGGATTTGATGGAACAAGCTCAGCTCGAGGGATATCAGAAGGGCTTTGCTGCCGGACAGCAAGAAGGGCTGCAATCGTATGAATCAAAGCTCGAAGAAGCAAAGCAGCTTGTCGAGCTGGCTCAGCAGGATTATAAAGAAACAGTCGAAGCAAGTGAGGATGCTTTATTGGATCTTGGGCTGAAATTGGCGGAAAAAATCATGCATCAGACATTGACAGCTGATCCGGAAAGCTATTTGGCACTTGTAAAAGGCGCGATTGCCGACTGGAAGGAGCGCAGCGATTTACGTCTTTATGTCCATCCAGACAGCTATGAGCTTGTCCTCCAGCAAAAAGAGGAGCTGGCTTTGCTGACAGGCAAGGATTTCGAGCTCATGATCATGCCGCAGCATGATTTGCCGTCTGGCGGCTGTATCCTGGAAACCAAGCATGGAAGAATTGATGCAAGCATCGATTCGCAGCTGGCTGTCCTTCGGGAGAAGCTCTTTGAGCTAAGGCGAGAGGAAGCGGACTGA
- a CDS encoding flagellar hook capping FlgD N-terminal domain-containing protein, with amino-acid sequence MTTTSTIDSSYYLDSQKTRTPSSTLDKDDFLQILMVQLQNQDPTNPMDESKFIDQMTSFTTLEQIMNMTEVVEYMAGNSSYTSPVIEYSHMIDKNVTYNEYDLDTGEITDTITSKVKAVTQQGGYAVLELENGKSIYADAVTKVSNE; translated from the coding sequence ATGACGACCACAAGCACAATCGATTCCAGCTATTATCTGGATTCACAAAAAACGAGGACACCAAGTTCTACGCTTGATAAAGATGATTTCCTTCAGATCCTGATGGTACAGCTCCAGAACCAGGATCCGACAAACCCAATGGATGAATCGAAGTTCATTGACCAAATGACTTCCTTCACCACTTTGGAACAAATAATGAATATGACCGAGGTTGTCGAATATATGGCAGGCAATTCGTCATACACGTCTCCGGTTATCGAGTACAGCCATATGATTGATAAAAATGTCACCTACAACGAATACGATTTGGATACAGGTGAAATCACGGACACCATCACAAGCAAGGTGAAGGCTGTGACACAGCAAGGCGGCTATGCTGTTTTGGAGCTTGAAAATGGAAAGTCGATTTATGCAGACGCTGTTACGAAGGTAAGCAACGAATAA
- the flgC gene encoding flagellar basal body rod protein FlgC yields the protein MTIFSSLNTSASALTAQRLRMDVVSSNIANAETTRATIDEDGNYVPYRRKMVSLESKDTNGFSSFLQRAQGGKGGSGGVRVSEITEDDTAFEMVYNPASPDANEEGYVAMPNVDPLREMTDLISATRSYEANVTAMNATKGMLQKALEIGK from the coding sequence TTGACTATTTTCTCTTCCTTGAATACAAGCGCTAGCGCGCTGACGGCCCAGCGGCTGCGTATGGATGTTGTGTCATCCAATATCGCGAATGCTGAAACGACACGGGCCACCATTGATGAAGATGGAAATTATGTTCCGTACAGACGGAAAATGGTTTCCCTGGAATCCAAGGATACAAATGGTTTTTCTTCCTTTCTGCAACGGGCTCAAGGAGGTAAAGGTGGCTCCGGCGGTGTCAGGGTTTCGGAAATCACGGAAGACGACACAGCGTTCGAGATGGTATATAACCCTGCTTCACCTGATGCGAACGAAGAAGGATATGTAGCAATGCCGAATGTCGATCCATTACGGGAAATGACTGATCTTATTAGCGCTACCAGATCGTATGAAGCTAACGTCACGGCAATGAATGCAACAAAAGGTATGCTTCAGAAAGCTTTGGAAATCGGAAAATAG
- the fliE gene encoding flagellar hook-basal body complex protein FliE encodes MAIEGISGLAGTNSLTAVKQSTPAEAQASFTESLKSAIESLNETQQESDKMTQALAAGKVDNLHDVMIASQKASVAMDAAVQVQKKAIDAYTEMMRMSM; translated from the coding sequence ATGGCAATTGAAGGGATCAGCGGCCTGGCAGGAACCAACAGTCTTACTGCAGTAAAGCAGTCGACACCAGCCGAGGCGCAAGCAAGCTTCACGGAGAGCTTGAAATCCGCAATTGAAAGCTTGAATGAAACGCAGCAGGAATCCGATAAGATGACACAGGCCCTTGCTGCGGGAAAAGTGGATAACCTGCACGATGTTATGATTGCGTCTCAAAAAGCAAGTGTAGCAATGGACGCGGCAGTCCAAGTGCAAAAGAAAGCAATCGATGCTTATACTGAAATGATGCGCATGTCTATGTAG
- the flgB gene encoding flagellar basal body rod protein FlgB, with protein MDLYGKTIQALDRSLDYANLKNQTIANNIANADTPGYKAETVSFKETLQDTMDSAFTAKRTNPKHLAFGSTTDTSEFQVTKKEGTSYTNSGNNVDIDKEMSELADNQLYYQALVDRMSGKFNSLSKVIKGGN; from the coding sequence ATGGACCTATATGGCAAAACGATTCAAGCATTGGATCGTTCACTGGATTATGCCAATCTAAAAAATCAAACCATTGCCAATAATATAGCGAATGCTGATACACCCGGATATAAAGCGGAAACCGTTTCTTTTAAAGAAACGCTGCAGGACACAATGGATTCTGCATTCACTGCGAAGCGTACGAATCCTAAACATCTTGCGTTTGGCAGTACGACTGACACATCTGAATTCCAGGTGACAAAAAAGGAAGGCACCTCTTATACGAATAGCGGCAACAATGTGGATATAGATAAGGAAATGTCCGAATTAGCGGATAACCAATTATACTATCAAGCACTTGTTGATCGAATGAGCGGTAAGTTTAACAGTCTTTCCAAAGTCATTAAAGGAGGTAATTGA
- the hslU gene encoding HslU--HslV peptidase ATPase subunit, with translation MEANLTPKQIVAQLDRYIIGQQNAKRSVAVALRNRYRRMQLDSELRDEITPKNILMIGPTGVGKTEIARRLAKLVGAPFVKVEATKFTEVGYVGRDVESMVRDLVEASVRLVREKKMEAVQDKAGEQAEKRLLKLLVPETKKQSNNFKNPFEMLFNQQQNEEPDEKPSEEIQSKRARTERMLAMGELEDTMVTIEIEEQQASMFDMLQGSGMEQMGMNMQDALGQFMPKKKKKRRLPVSEARPLLVQQEAQKLIDMDEVSQEAVQLVEQAGIIFIDEIDKVAAKGDQGANVSREGVQRDILPIVEGSTVTTKYGPVKTDHILFVAAGAFHMAKPSDLIPELQGRFPIRVELEKLSVEDFKKILVEPSNALLKQYKALLETEGINVEFTDEAVTRLAEVAFEVNQETDNIGARRLHTILEKLLEDLSFEAADISMGTIQITPSYVDDKLASIAKNKDLSQYIL, from the coding sequence ATGGAGGCAAATTTGACCCCGAAACAAATCGTGGCCCAGCTGGATCGTTATATCATTGGTCAGCAAAATGCAAAGAGATCAGTAGCCGTGGCATTACGGAACCGTTATCGCCGCATGCAGCTCGATAGTGAATTGCGCGATGAAATAACGCCGAAGAATATTCTGATGATCGGACCGACCGGCGTGGGTAAGACGGAGATAGCCAGAAGGCTGGCAAAGCTGGTCGGTGCCCCATTTGTCAAAGTGGAAGCAACGAAATTCACGGAGGTCGGCTATGTCGGCCGTGATGTGGAATCGATGGTACGGGATCTAGTCGAAGCTTCTGTGCGGCTCGTCCGGGAAAAGAAAATGGAAGCTGTGCAGGACAAAGCCGGGGAACAAGCGGAGAAACGCTTGCTCAAGCTTCTTGTGCCAGAAACGAAGAAACAGTCGAATAACTTCAAAAATCCATTTGAGATGCTTTTCAACCAGCAGCAGAATGAAGAGCCGGATGAAAAGCCTTCTGAGGAAATCCAATCCAAGCGCGCCCGTACAGAGCGGATGCTTGCCATGGGGGAATTGGAAGATACGATGGTGACAATTGAAATCGAGGAGCAGCAGGCCTCCATGTTCGATATGCTTCAAGGTTCGGGCATGGAGCAGATGGGCATGAATATGCAGGATGCCTTGGGTCAATTCATGCCGAAGAAGAAGAAAAAGCGCCGCCTGCCTGTCTCCGAGGCGCGTCCCTTGCTTGTGCAGCAGGAAGCGCAGAAGCTGATCGATATGGACGAAGTATCCCAGGAAGCCGTTCAGCTCGTGGAACAAGCAGGCATCATCTTCATCGATGAAATCGATAAAGTCGCTGCAAAGGGCGACCAAGGTGCCAACGTATCCCGAGAAGGTGTCCAGCGAGATATCCTGCCGATTGTAGAAGGGTCTACTGTGACTACGAAGTACGGACCTGTCAAAACAGATCATATTCTGTTCGTGGCAGCAGGTGCCTTTCATATGGCAAAGCCTTCTGATTTAATTCCGGAGCTTCAGGGACGTTTCCCGATCCGTGTAGAGTTGGAAAAGCTATCTGTCGAAGATTTCAAGAAGATACTTGTTGAGCCTTCCAATGCATTGCTGAAGCAATATAAGGCTTTATTGGAAACAGAAGGTATAAATGTGGAATTTACGGACGAAGCTGTTACCAGACTGGCGGAAGTGGCCTTTGAGGTGAATCAGGAAACAGACAATATCGGTGCACGCCGCCTTCATACCATATTGGAGAAGCTGCTGGAGGACTTAAGTTTCGAGGCAGCGGATATAAGCATGGGAACGATTCAGATCACACCTAGCTATGTAGATGACAAACTGGCATCGATCGCAAAGAATAAAGATTTGAGTCAGTATATTTTATAA
- the fliI gene encoding flagellar protein export ATPase FliI encodes MLGRYINELDNLDTYKRYGRIHRVVGLLIESHGPVTSVGEICYIHPSSASEERFLAEVVGFDDEKVLLMPFAPLKDVGPGCLVEATGSPLSIKIGHGLIGSIIDPLGQPLNGSMLPKGLKSFTTDRNPPNPMTRPRILEPLETGVRVIDSLLTVGRGQRVGIFAGSGVGKSTLLGMIARKSSADVNVIALIGERGREVREFIEKDLGEEGIKRSIIVVATSDQPALMRIKGAYTATAICEYFRDQGMHVNLMMDSVTRVAMAQREIGLASGEPPTTKGYTPSVFAALPKLLERTGTNETGAITAFYTVLVDGDDMNEPIADTVRGILDGHFVLDRKLAEQGQFPALNVLKSISRVMPQITDEEVYRLAQRLRTLLALYEENRELIQIGAYKKGTNKEIDEAISYQKPILDFLKQGMHEFTSRPDAIQQMRQLIGKE; translated from the coding sequence ATGCTCGGACGATACATAAATGAATTGGATAATTTGGATACCTACAAACGATACGGAAGGATTCACAGAGTCGTCGGGTTGCTGATTGAGTCGCATGGACCGGTGACCAGTGTCGGGGAAATATGTTATATCCATCCATCTTCGGCTTCCGAAGAAAGATTCCTGGCCGAGGTGGTAGGCTTCGATGACGAGAAAGTGCTGCTGATGCCATTTGCACCGTTGAAGGATGTCGGGCCTGGCTGCTTGGTTGAAGCAACCGGTTCACCATTGTCAATCAAGATAGGCCATGGATTGATCGGCAGCATCATCGATCCGTTGGGTCAGCCATTGAATGGCAGCATGCTCCCGAAAGGATTGAAATCCTTTACGACGGACCGGAATCCGCCGAATCCGATGACGAGGCCGCGAATCCTGGAACCGCTCGAAACAGGTGTGCGTGTGATCGACAGCCTTTTGACGGTCGGTCGAGGACAACGCGTCGGTATTTTCGCCGGAAGCGGAGTGGGCAAAAGCACCCTTCTTGGGATGATAGCTCGCAAATCAAGTGCCGATGTCAATGTCATTGCCTTGATAGGAGAGCGCGGAAGAGAAGTGCGTGAGTTCATTGAAAAGGATTTAGGTGAGGAAGGCATCAAAAGATCGATCATCGTTGTGGCGACATCCGATCAGCCTGCCCTGATGCGAATTAAGGGTGCGTACACTGCAACGGCGATCTGTGAATATTTCCGCGATCAAGGAATGCATGTCAACTTGATGATGGATTCGGTCACCCGGGTGGCGATGGCACAGCGGGAAATTGGCCTTGCTTCTGGTGAGCCGCCCACCACAAAAGGGTATACGCCATCTGTCTTCGCTGCCCTGCCTAAGCTGCTCGAACGCACGGGGACGAATGAAACAGGTGCTATTACAGCATTTTATACCGTGCTTGTAGATGGAGACGACATGAATGAACCGATAGCGGATACGGTGCGAGGCATTTTGGATGGACACTTTGTCCTGGATCGGAAATTGGCGGAGCAAGGACAATTCCCGGCGCTGAATGTTCTCAAATCAATCAGCCGGGTCATGCCGCAAATCACCGATGAAGAAGTGTATCGGCTCGCACAGCGGCTTCGGACGCTGCTGGCCCTATATGAAGAGAATCGGGAATTGATTCAAATCGGGGCTTATAAGAAAGGCACGAATAAAGAAATCGATGAAGCAATCAGCTATCAAAAACCGATTCTCGATTTCCTTAAGCAAGGGATGCATGAGTTTACAAGTCGTCCAGACGCAATTCAGCAAATGAGGCAGCTGATAGGAAAGGAATGA
- the fliJ gene encoding flagellar export protein FliJ: protein MADTKIFEKILRMKERERKAAQQAFAEKQQQFESAATTLYELLKKKEGAEEQLSKGLAASVPIQRLSEHHAFLESINRQIDRAQIAVQFARNAMMEKQELLSEAYIEVKKIEKLLEKKRQEAWRKLQDEEKRQMDDISIRQFLANGAR from the coding sequence ATGGCCGACACGAAGATTTTCGAAAAAATCCTGCGTATGAAAGAGCGTGAGCGTAAAGCAGCACAGCAGGCCTTTGCGGAGAAGCAGCAGCAGTTCGAATCAGCGGCAACGACTTTATATGAGCTGCTCAAGAAAAAAGAAGGTGCTGAAGAGCAGCTGTCAAAAGGCTTGGCAGCTTCTGTTCCTATCCAGCGGTTATCCGAACATCATGCCTTCCTGGAATCGATCAACCGGCAGATAGACCGGGCCCAGATAGCAGTACAATTTGCTCGCAACGCCATGATGGAAAAGCAGGAACTGCTTTCGGAAGCTTATATCGAAGTGAAAAAAATCGAAAAGCTTCTGGAAAAGAAGCGGCAGGAAGCATGGCGGAAACTGCAGGATGAAGAAAAAAGGCAGATGGATGACATATCAATCCGCCAATTCTTAGCAAATGGAGCACGATAG